From the Trifolium pratense cultivar HEN17-A07 linkage group LG4, ARS_RC_1.1, whole genome shotgun sequence genome, the window GCACAAACATGGAATGTGCACAACATAAAAACATACCGAGCCCTAGTCATTGCGACATTAGCTCTTTGTCGATTAGAAAGAAAACCAACTTTTCCACTTCCGTTCGATCTAACAGTAGACATTATTATTATATCTTCTTCACCGCCTTGAAAACCATCTACAGAACGGACACTGACAGTGAAGTCCGTATCAGAAACTGAAGTGTACTGCTTAATTTTAGCTTGGATTTCGAAAACTTGAGCATTGTATGGAGATATGATTCCAATGCTAACTTTCTTCTTTGTCCTGATAAACTCtgccaaaataaaaaagatctTACAGATATGAATGCATATTAAAGCTGCAAAGTTCTtattaaaatggaaaaaaaaaaattaaccttttttaagatttttaatAATCTCAGAAATAACGGCAGCCTCAACAATATTCTTCAAGCTATGTCCACGGCCGAATTTCTCCTTACCCTTAGCTATGttaatgaaagaaaaagaagcatACATATCTCCTTCAAGGAAAGTCATATTATAGCTTTGTTCCTTGACACAAGGGGCATCAGAAATTTTTTCATCATAGAACTCTTTGCAAGGAAATAGGCTTATCGATGGATGCATTCGATACTGAACATTAAGCATATGCTTCTTGTATCCTAACATTACCAATCTCTCAAACATACTCCTTCCAAATCCACAATTATCAGCAATCTAACAAtgtaataatttaaataatattagaaAACAATCTTCAATTATGgaaaattttcaacaaaatgATCAAGTTAAGTACCTTGCTTTTGACTAATGCAGGAAGCTGTTTCTCGTCCCCTATGAGAATACAGTGTTGAAGACCCGGTAGCTGCAATGGAATTGCTGATTCACATTCTTTCAATTGTGCAGCTTCATCAATTACTAAAAATTTGACTTGAGTCATTCCTTCAGTGTACAATTTGATAGAACTAGAAACCGTACACAAAATTAGACATGCATTCGACAAGCAAAACTTTTCCATTGGAACTCTTCCATTGAGTTCAGGAAGCGAAATTGAACTAGAAAGCAAAGTTAGTATTCTAAGGAACTCCGCTATTTCAATGTTTGATACTTCAAAGCAAGCAGGAAtactttctttttcattttcatcaagAGTATTTTTGAACTTGGCGTTATACAAAGAAATTCCAATAGACCTTAGCAATTCAACAGCTCGAAACATTATTTTCACCGTTGCAAGTGAAATGAAACATTTTGGCAAGTGCGTGTATAAGGTTTGTATCAAGAACTTTAAGCGCTCTCTTAGTTCACGAAACCTCTTCTTCACAAATTCCTCCATTGTCATGAAACTTTCATTGTATTCCTTAACTATGTCTTTATGCGACTCCCGCAAATATTCTTCAAATGTTTTATCAATATACTTATCACTAGCATGCCTGTGtgtaaaatataaatacaaaacatTCCTATGCTTTTCCCTAGCAAAATCCTCAAGGGACTTAGGACCAATCTCAGAAACATATTCTTTCTCGGGATCATTAAGAAATTGGATCGTGTATTCCAAAGTATGCTTCCAACCATTTGACGGATTAAAGCACTGCATGAGATTCTTTACACGATTATCAAGGAAGATATTTTCAAGACCAGGATGAGAACCTAATTTCATTCTGTTACTATTGCCAAAGAGAACAATGTCACCTAAACCATATGTATCATACTCCAGTGAATCCTTAACCAAACTATGCAACCTTGTCGCCACTTGCAAAATTGCGGTGTTCGTGGGGGCACAAGTTAGTGTTCTGGTTTTCAACTTGAGTAGAGAAAATAGCAAACATGAAACAGTCTTGGTTTTGCCGGTTCCTGGTGGCCCCCATATCAGTTTAGTATTAGAATGGTAACAATTTATCATACTAATACTGCTTAGAACTGCGTCTTCTTGAGATTCATTCAGATTCTGCGCACGAATGATATCATCTTGAATGAAAGAAGATTCACTCTTTGATCTAGAAATGCATATTTTGCAGTTTTCTCCACTCTGAAACACAACATAAGCATAAATATGTTACATTCATTGAAGGATGATTAAACTTTTCGACAATTGAGCATGAGTGTCTTTTGCATAAACAGATTCATTGGCTTATCTGAGCTTATCCACTAACATTGGCACAGTTGCGCTAGTTACTTGCACAATAAGatattaaactaattaataaaaaCATGATAATGTGATTCTTACATTGAGGCAAGGTCGCAACACTTTTTTAATGAGGTCGAGGTGTTCACCCTCTGTCTGTGAATTCAAGGCTTTCCAAATACGAATATTCGTTGTCATGTTCATAAGTTGAACTGCAAACATTTTATTTGTACTGTCTTTCTTGAAGTCAAATTCAGTCAAGCATTTAGATGACAGTATCAAAATTTCACCAGAAAAATCATCTTTCGGCGCAATAACATAAGCAATTGTGTAGGGACATCTCTGTGTGTTCAAGTCATCTGCTCTTCTAGGCCGATTATCTGTGAAAGCAATAAGATCTCCAGCCTCTGGTTCATATTTTACGACATCTTTTTCATCTACATTTGTTGAACTCTTAAGTGATAATTGATAGAATAAGGCTTTCGGAAGTCTAAATTCCTTGATGTCTCTTTCAACTTTCGTGACTTCGCAAAAAGGAGCATGAGACACTCCTGTTGACAAGCTTGAATATAAGTCAGAGTGTGTCTCTTCCAACAGTGGAGTAATGAAGGAGTTCTTGTAATCAGTTGGAGAATTAAATGTTTCAGGAATTTTTTTCACCTgagaaaaaaaatccataagtagtaaaaatggtaTAACTTCAATTAAGCTGTTctctagtaaaaaaaattcaccaataatataaacaaatgaTATGTTGCAGTGTAGTGTAACATATACAAATATTCTTTTCATACATTGTTTTATAGACAGAAATTAAGTTTTTCAACTAAAATATGA encodes:
- the LOC123924528 gene encoding uncharacterized protein LOC123924528 is translated as MWKNTSSHASDEDDNENATLGFLDIVFSWSLKDVLNENLYRNKVKKIPETFNSPTDYKNSFITPLLEETHSDLYSSLSTGVSHAPFCEVTKVERDIKEFRLPKALFYQLSLKSSTNVDEKDVVKYEPEAGDLIAFTDNRPRRADDLNTQRCPYTIAYVIAPKDDFSGEILILSSKCLTEFDFKKDSTNKMFAVQLMNMTTNIRIWKALNSQTEGEHLDLIKKVLRPCLNSGENCKICISRSKSESSFIQDDIIRAQNLNESQEDAVLSSISMINCYHSNTKLIWGPPGTGKTKTVSCLLFSLLKLKTRTLTCAPTNTAILQVATRLHSLVKDSLEYDTYGLGDIVLFGNSNRMKLGSHPGLENIFLDNRVKNLMQCFNPSNGWKHTLEYTIQFLNDPEKEYVSEIGPKSLEDFAREKHRNVLYLYFTHRHASDKYIDKTFEEYLRESHKDIVKEYNESFMTMEEFVKKRFRELRERLKFLIQTLYTHLPKCFISLATVKIMFRAVELLRSIGISLYNAKFKNTLDENEKESIPACFEVSNIEIAEFLRILTLLSSSISLPELNGRVPMEKFCLSNACLILCTVSSSIKLYTEGMTQVKFLVIDEAAQLKECESAIPLQLPGLQHCILIGDEKQLPALVKSKIADNCGFGRSMFERLVMLGYKKHMLNVQYRMHPSISLFPCKEFYDEKISDAPCVKEQSYNMTFLEGDMYASFSFINIAKGKEKFGRGHSLKNIVEAAVISEIIKNLKKEFIRTKKKVSIGIISPYNAQVFEIQAKIKQYTSVSDTDFTVSVRSVDGFQGGEEDIIIMSTVRSNGSGKVGFLSNRQRANVAMTRARYCLWILGNASTLSNSDSIWRKLILDAKRRDCYHNADEDKKLARVIDDVLFELELLGESESSFKKLSLCEKPEDDSSSSRTMKPRGSSMRLMNQLRGVRSLREDMESLL